The Commensalibacter nepenthis genome has a window encoding:
- the rpsT gene encoding 30S ribosomal protein S20, with product MANIASARKRIRQTLKRTERNKARVSRVRTFVKKVEQAISAGNKEEAVAALRNAQPEMQRACGKGVAHRNTVARKISRLSRRIKSIASA from the coding sequence TATACGTCAAACTTTAAAACGTACCGAAAGAAACAAAGCTCGTGTATCACGAGTGCGTACGTTTGTTAAAAAAGTAGAGCAAGCAATTTCTGCTGGTAACAAAGAAGAAGCAGTTGCTGCTCTTCGTAATGCTCAACCAGAAATGCAAAGAGCATGTGGGAAAGGTGTTGCACACAGAAATACTGTTGCACGTAAAATTTCTCGTCTATCTCGCAGAATTAAAAGCATCGCATCTGCTTAA